In a single window of the Streptococcus ilei genome:
- a CDS encoding metal-sulfur cluster assembly factor — protein sequence MSYTTEEIEQIKNRILENLEQVIDPELGIDIVNLGLVYEIRFDGETGETEIDMTLTTMGCPLADLLTDQIYDALTGMEEVTKVDVKLVWYPAWTVEKMSRYARIALGIK from the coding sequence ATGAGTTATACGACAGAAGAAATCGAACAAATTAAAAACCGTATTCTTGAAAATCTAGAGCAGGTCATCGATCCTGAATTAGGGATTGATATTGTCAACCTTGGTTTAGTCTACGAAATTCGGTTTGATGGTGAAACTGGTGAAACAGAAATCGATATGACCCTAACCACTATGGGGTGTCCATTGGCAGACTTGCTGACGGATCAGATTTATGATGCCTTAACAGGAATGGAAGAAGTGACCAAGGTCGATGTAAAATTGGTCTGGTATCCAGCTTGGACGGTTGAAAAGATGAGCCGCTATGCGCGGATTGCATTGGGAATTAAATAA
- the rpoD gene encoding RNA polymerase sigma factor RpoD, translating into MAKEQKDITTLDVQIAEFIRSHKKSGTATDDEINDQLVIPFALDADGIDDLLQRIQDAGISITDKEGNPSARVLNNEEEEPELTDEELLGSNSAKVNDPVRMYLKEIGVVPLLTNEEEQELAILVEQGDLEAKQRLAEANLRLVVSIAKRYVGRGMQFLDLIQEGNMGLMKAVDKFDYTKGFKFSTYATWWIRQAITRAIADQARTIRIPVHMVETINKLVREQRNLLQELGQDPTPEQIAERMDMTPDKVREILKIAQEPVSLETPIGEEDDSHLGDFIEDEVIENPVDYTTRVVLREQLDEVLDTLTDREENVLRLRFGLDDGKMRTLEDVGKVFNVTRERIRQIEAKALRKLRHPSRSKPLRDFIED; encoded by the coding sequence ATGGCGAAAGAACAAAAAGATATCACAACTTTAGATGTCCAAATTGCAGAGTTTATTCGTAGTCATAAGAAAAGTGGTACTGCAACAGATGATGAAATCAATGATCAATTGGTCATTCCTTTTGCTTTGGATGCCGATGGAATTGATGATTTGTTGCAACGGATTCAAGATGCTGGGATTTCAATCACGGATAAAGAAGGAAATCCAAGTGCGCGTGTCCTGAACAACGAAGAAGAAGAACCAGAGTTGACGGATGAGGAATTGCTTGGAAGCAACTCTGCTAAGGTCAATGACCCAGTACGGATGTACTTGAAGGAAATTGGGGTCGTTCCTCTTTTGACCAATGAAGAAGAACAAGAATTGGCCATCTTGGTGGAACAAGGGGACTTGGAAGCTAAGCAACGTTTGGCAGAAGCCAACCTTCGTTTGGTTGTTTCTATTGCGAAACGCTATGTTGGTCGTGGGATGCAATTCTTGGATTTGATCCAAGAAGGAAACATGGGCTTGATGAAGGCCGTTGATAAGTTTGACTATACCAAAGGATTCAAGTTTTCTACTTATGCGACTTGGTGGATTCGTCAGGCTATCACCCGTGCCATTGCAGACCAGGCTCGTACCATTCGTATTCCTGTCCACATGGTAGAAACTATTAACAAGTTGGTTCGTGAACAACGCAACCTCTTGCAAGAATTGGGACAAGATCCTACACCAGAACAAATTGCTGAACGCATGGATATGACTCCTGATAAGGTGCGCGAAATCTTGAAGATTGCTCAAGAGCCTGTTTCTTTAGAAACGCCAATCGGGGAAGAGGACGATAGCCATTTGGGAGATTTTATCGAAGACGAAGTGATTGAAAATCCAGTGGATTACACCACTCGTGTGGTACTACGCGAACAATTGGATGAAGTCCTTGATACTCTTACCGACCGGGAAGAAAATGTCCTTCGTTTGCGTTTTGGTTTGGATGACGGTAAAATGCGAACCTTGGAAGATGTGGGGAAAGTTTTTAACGTGACCCGTGAACGGATCCGTCAGATTGAAGCCAAAGCCCTCCGCAAACTGCGCCACCCAAGCAGAAGCAAACCATTGCGTGATTTTATAGAGGATTAA
- a CDS encoding ABC transporter ATP-binding protein: MNQYPLVYLDHVQKVYGKHIALGDVSVNIQPGRIIGLLGPNGSGKTTIIKLVNGLLQPTSGNVYIHGQVPSAKTKQVVSYLPDTTYLDENMKISETIRFFQDFYKDFNAQRAYQLLNDLHLHPEQKLKQLSKGNKEKVQLILVMSREADLYILDEPIGGVDPAARDYILRTIIQNRRPNSSVLISTHLIADVEQVLDEALFINQGRILLHENTTVLRNQYGKSIDEIFREQFRMY, translated from the coding sequence ATGAATCAGTACCCTTTGGTCTACTTAGACCATGTTCAAAAAGTGTATGGTAAACATATTGCCTTAGGTGATGTGAGTGTCAATATTCAACCGGGTCGTATCATTGGTTTGTTAGGACCAAACGGAAGTGGGAAAACTACCATTATTAAATTAGTGAATGGGCTTTTGCAACCAACTTCTGGTAATGTCTACATCCATGGCCAAGTACCGTCTGCAAAAACCAAACAGGTCGTTTCTTATTTACCAGATACAACTTATTTGGATGAAAATATGAAGATTTCAGAAACAATCCGTTTCTTCCAAGACTTCTATAAGGATTTCAATGCTCAACGTGCTTATCAATTGTTGAATGATTTACATTTGCACCCAGAGCAAAAATTGAAACAACTCTCTAAAGGGAATAAGGAAAAAGTTCAATTAATTTTGGTCATGAGCCGTGAAGCGGATTTGTACATTCTGGATGAACCAATTGGGGGAGTAGACCCTGCTGCGCGTGATTACATTCTTAGAACCATCATTCAAAATCGTCGTCCAAACTCATCTGTATTGATTTCAACCCACTTGATTGCGGACGTTGAACAAGTCTTGGATGAAGCGCTCTTTATCAATCAAGGTCGTATTCTGTTGCATGAAAACACAACTGTTCTTCGCAACCAATACGGTAAATCGATTGATGAGATCTTCCGTGAACAATTTAGAATGTATTAG